GATCATGATCGGCATTAACGATGTATGGCGTCAGTTCGACAATCCATTGTCAACAGAGTCACATGTGTTTCTTGAAGAATACGAATCCACATTGCGTGAACTGGTGGCTTCGGTTCGTCCCAACCTAAAAGGTCTGGTACTGATGACACCTTATTATCTTGAGGCCAATCCGGAAGATCCGATGCGGGCAACGATGGATATTTACGGAGAAGCGGTACGCAGGGTAGCCAGTGAGTATGATGCGGTGTATGTGGATACACAGGCTGCATTTGCTCCATTTTGGGATCATTTCTATACGTCTGTGCTGACTTATGATCGGGTACATCCGGATGCAACAGGCCATATGGTACTGTCCAAAGCATTCTTGGATGCCATCGGATTCGAATGGTCGGGCGGCGTCAAATCTTAATAAGGACGTGATGGCATGAGCGACGTAACTGTAGCAGTACAAACCCCGGCATTACTGGGGGAAGGGCCAAGCTGGGATGCGGAGAACAATCGATTATTGTGGGTAGATATTGAAAGTTTCAAGGTGCATGTGTATGACCCGGCTACAGGTCAGGATCAAGCTTATGATGTCGGTGAACATGTCGGCGCGGTTGTTCCGTATCGGGGTGACGAAGTTGTGGTTGCTTTACGCAGTGGGTTTCATACGTTTCACCTGATTACGGGTGAGCTGCATGCCATTGAGGACCCCGAACAAGATAAGGATACCAATCGGTTTAATGATGGCAAGTGTGATGCGAATGGCCGTTTCTGGGCAGGCACGATGAGCATGAATAATGAAAGCAAAGCCGGATCATTGTATTGTTTGGAGGAAGGACAACCTGTACGCACGATGGTACAAGGCGTGTCAACATCCAACGGCCTGGGTTGGAGTCCGGATCGGAAGACCATGTATTACATTGATACCCCGACACGTTCGATTGACCGGTTTGATTTTGATCTGACAGCAGGTACGATACAGAATCGGACAAGCGTCATTCATATACCGGAGGAATTAGGATTTCCAGATGGCATGACGGTTGATGGTGAGGGCATGCTGTGGGTTGCACATTGGGGCGGAGGAAGAATCACTCGCTGGAACCCGGATACATCAGAACTGTTGCAACAGATTGATATACCGGCAGATCAGGTAACCTCCTGCTGTTTTGGTGGACCGGATCTCGAAGAGTTATACATTACAACAGCACGTATAGGGATTAAGGAAGAACGTCTGAAAGAGACACCGGATGCGGGTTCACTTTTTGTCATCAGACCGGGAGTTAAAGGCCAGGAGACTCACGCCTATGGTAGCTCGAAATAAACAGGTGCCAATCATGTAGTGCATCTCTGCCTGGTCGGCCAGGTAAGAAAAGATTCATTTTGTACTCTTATATAAAATATAACATGTCGAAAGGTGCTGTTCTAACAGCATCTTTTTTTATTGTATAAACAAGTTTAAACACTGAAAATATTTTACAAAAAACGATTTCGACAGAGGGGTTTTGATTTTTCCATCGAATGTTATTTATTGAAAGTATTATCCATATAACCGTGAATTAAGAATAATTATGTAAGCGCTTAACAATAAGGATGGAGGGAGGTGAGGCTTCTTGTATCAAGGGATGCATTGATTCGTCTGGCACGCCATCATCAGCACGATGAGACAGCGGGGATAGACCGAAATGCAGTAACAAAGTTGAAGAGGAGGATAAGTTGATATGAGAACGTTTATGGGGAAATTACGAATGATGAGCTTGACGGTTGCCGTAGTAACCGCTTCACTGGCAGGACTTGCTGGAACTACATCGGCGGCACCGAGTGAAGCCTATGAGTGGAAAAATGTGGTGACTGGTGCAGGAGGCGGATTTGTACCGGGCATTATTTTCAACGAGTCGGAAAAGGATCTGATCTATGCCCGTACCGATATCGGGGGAGCCTATCGCTGGAATGCGGCTGATGAGAGCTGGATACCCTTAACGGATTTTGTTGGCTGGGATGACTGGAACAAGAATGGTGTGGACGCATTGGCTACGGACCCGGTTGATCCTGATCGCGTGTATATGGCAGTTGGGACGTATACGAATTCGTGGGACCAAAATAATGGTTCCATCTTGCGCTCTACGGACCGGGGGGATACATGGCAGACCACAACTCTTCCGTTCAAAGTGGGAGGCAACATGCCGGGACGTTCCATGGGAGAACGCCTGACTGTGGACCCGAATGATAACCGTATCCTGTATTTCGGTGCACGGAGTGGTCATGGGTTATGGAAAAGTACCGATTACGGTGTGACCTGGAACGAAGTCACAAGCTTCCCGAATCCGGGAAATTATGTGCAAGACCCTTCGAATGAGTATACCAGTGACATTGTAGGTCTGGCATGGATTACGTTTGACAAAACAACAGGTTCGGCAGGGCAGGCAACCCAGACCATCTATGTGGGTGTTGCGGATAAAGATCAAAGTGTATATCGCAGCACGAATGGCGGCCTGACCTGGTCAGCTGTTGCGGGTCAACCTACAGGTTACATCCCGCATCATGGTGTACTTGATTCAGACGGAAGCCTCTATATTACGTACAGCGATGGTGTTGGACCCTATGATGGGGCAAAAGGTGACGTTTGGAAACTGAACACGTCCACAGGTGTCTGGACCAACATCAGCCCTGTTCCAAGCAGCAGCACGGATAATTATTTTGGATATGGCGGATTGGCTGTCGATGCTCAGAATCCTGGTACATTGATGGTCGCGACATTGAACTCCTGGTGGCCTGATGCTACGTTGTTCCGCAGTACAGATGGCGGAGCGACGTGGACACGCATATGGGAATTTGATGGATATCCGAACCGGAAGTTACGGTATACACAGGATATTTCGGCAGCGCCATGGCTCACATTTGGTACCAATCCTGCCCCACCCGAAACAACTCCAAAACTGGGCTGGATGATCGGTGATCTGGAGATTGATCCGTTTGATTCGGATCGCATGATGTATGGAACGGGGGCTACGATCTATGGAACGAAGAACCTGACAGACTGGGATGATGATAAGAAAATCAATATTTCAGTGATGGCAAAGGGTGTTGAGGAGATTGCCGTACTGGATCTGATCAGCCCGCCAAGTGGTGCACATTTGTTAAGTGGAGTGGGGGATGTCTCAGGATTCCGTCATAATAATCTGGATCAGGCTCCAGCGACCATATTTACGAGCCCGAACTATTCTTCCACAGAAAGTCTGGATTTTGCAGAGTTAAGTCCGAATACGATGGTTCGCGTAGGGAAAGCAGATTATGCTGCTGATCCAAATGCAAAATCCATTGGTTTGTCCAGTGATGGAGGGACTACGTGGTATAAAGCCAATTCAGAACCTGCCGGCACAACGGGAGGAGGAACTGTAGCCATCTCTGCGGATGGTAACCGACTGGTATGGAGCACGTCAGACAAAGGTGTGCATTACTCGACTGGCGGCAATTCCTGGACGGCAAGTACAGGGATACCTGCACAGGCAAAAGTGATATCTGATCGTGTAAACCCAAACAAATTCTATGGATTTACAGCGGGTAAAATCTATGTGAGTGTGAATGGTGGTGCTGCCTTCACGGCATCGCCTGCGACGGGACTTCCAATGGAAGGAAATGCCGATCTGGATGCCGTTCCAGGTGTTGAAGGTGAACTCTGGTTTGCAGGTGGTAGTGAGGAAACAGGTCCTTACGGATTATGGCATTCCACGGATTCAGGAGCGACATTCACGAAGCTTGCCAATGTAGAGGAAGCAGACAGTATCGGATTTGGTAAAGCGGCCCCTGGACAGAACGTTGTTGCGTTATATACGGTTGCACAGATTGATGGAACACGTGGATTCTTCCGCTCCGATGACGGTGGAGCCAATTGGGTTCGTATCAACGATGATCAGCATCAGTATGCTCGTGTAACCACAATTACGGGTGATCCGCGTTTGTATGGAAGAGTATACCTCGGAACGAATGGCCGCGGAATTTTGTATGCCGACCGTGTTGGAGGTAACAATGGCGGAGGTACAACACCAGTGACCAACTCTGCCATTACACCGGTTACAGCGGAATTTGATCGCAAAGTCGGTAATCAGGTTGATATTCCAGTCACGTTGACGCTGAACGGCAATACACTTGTATCCATTCGTAACGGGAATGCAGCGCTGGTTTCAGGTACAGATTACACGTTAACAGGCAATGAGGTCGTATTGAGTAAAAACTACCTGGCTTCCCTGCCAAATGGTGCAGCGGCACTAACCTTTCAATTCAGCGCAGGCGCTCATGCGACCTTGAATCTGCTCATTAAAGACACGACACCTGCCCCTGTTGGAACCATACGCATTGAGATGTTTAATAGCAACACTTCAGCGACAGGCAGCTCGATTAGCCCCAAATTCAAACTGACGAATACGGGTACTACAGCATTAAATCTGTCTGATGTAAAAATCAGATACTATTACACGATAAACGGTGAACAGCCTCAGAACTTCTTCGCTGACTGGGCGACTGCTGGCAGTTCGAATGTAACAGGCACGTTCAGTGCACTCAATCCAGTACGGACAGGTGCTGATCACGTACTTGAGATCGGCTTTACAGCTTCGGCCGGAACTTTGAATGCGGGACAAAGCACGGAAATTCATACTCGCTTCTCCAAGAGCAATTGGACCAACTATACGCAAACGGATGATTATTCTTTTGCAGGTAGTCAGACATCCTATACGGATTGGTCCAAAGTCACCGGTTATGTTGCAGGAAGTCTCCAGTGGGGAATTGAACCATAAGGGAGTAATTTAACAAAATAGGATTGAAAATAGGGGTCCTGATTCGCCAAATGATCGAAAGGCGATTCAGGACTTCTTATTTTGTCGAAATATAGTGTAAACTATAGATAGTTACCATTGAATATACGATCGTTTTAGGATATAAAAAGATGTACAATCAATTTAAATTTAATGTAACCGCTAACACTGGAAAGTGTTTATAACCGATATATAATAGTTGGTATAGCCTGTACAGATATAGAGGAAAGATTAGACAAGGGGGTCGCGATCATGAACCGGTTGTGCAAGGTGCTGATTGTTGACGATGAGTTTCTGGTAAGACAGGGCATAAAGCACCATATGAACTGGGAAGCAGAAGGATTTATCATTGTGGGTGAAGCTTCCAACGGTGAAGAAGGATTGCAGCAGGTGAGCCTGTTAAAACCGGATATTGTGATTACCGACATTGTCATGCCTGTCATGGATGGCGAAACGTTTGTCCGTACACTAAAAGCCAGTAATCCGCAGATTGAAGTTATTGTACTTAGCAGCTTCAGTGAGTTCGAGTATGTACGTTCTACGCTTCAGCACGGGGCAGCAGATTATATACTGAAACCGAAGCTGGATACAAATGAATTATTGCAGGTCCTTCAACGCACAGCGGGTAAAATTCCGGAGCTACAGTTTGAGCCGTCGCACGATGGCTGGAGACTTGGACAACTGATGGAGAAGATGTTATCGGGATTTACATTGGATGAAGATAGCGAAATGCCGATGATACGAGATACCTTTCCGTACAAATCCTTTCGATTGCTTGTGTATAAACCCGTGGATGCTGGAGGGAATCCGCTGAAGTTGGATCAGGAACAGATGGAATCCAAGCTCCGCGGTGATCTGCCTGAAGTGGAATGTGCAATGGTTCCCGCAGAGGGTTCATTACCTGTCATGCTTCTTAATGTCGATCCTGCGAGAGATGGTTGGATGCTTGAACGGATTAGACAGTTGGCCAGTGAAAATGCAACAGGAGAAGGCAGTCCTGGTTGGGTGCTTAGTGAAAGCTTTACTTCATTTGAACAGATGGGTGTTGTCTACCGGGAACGCCTTATTAAGCTGATGGAATATCGCTTCTATTATAAAGATCGACCTATCCTGGTGTATGGTGAACTGCCTCCATTGCATCCCGCTGGTTACCAGTTTAATGTGAATATGTTCTTACAGCATGTGAAGCGTAACCGGGTCGAAGCGGCAAGAGAGTATTTACAGGAACATGCGACAACCCTTGGACGGGATTATATTGCCGATGTGTTTGAGATCAAATCATTTCTCGGTAACTTGATCTTCAACGTAACCATTACCCTCGCGGATATGGATGTTCAGTCTTCCGGGCTGGAAGAGAGCAAATATACGTATTTTAAAAATGTGGACGGGGCTTCGAGTCTGGACGAAGTTATGACTGTACTTGATCAGTTTATGACGGAAGTTCAGGAGTGCACCGCCGGTGCAGGTGGAAAACGAAGTGACCCGAATATGAAGATGCTGCTGGATTACATGCATGAGCACTTTGACCAGCCGCTTGGGCTTGCTGAGGTAGCGAAACACTTTCATTTCAATCCATCGTATTTGTCCAGTTACTTTTCATCTCACAAAAAAGAAGGATTTAATGAATATTTGAATAAAATTCGGATTGAAAAAGCCGAGGAACTGCTTCGATCCGATGATGTAACGATCTCGGAGATCAGCAGCATGGTAGGTTATTCCGATCATAGTTACTTTTGCAAAGTGTTCAAAAAGTTCACCGGACTATCACCAAGCCGATACCGGCGCAAATTCTGGGCATAAAGTCAGAAGGATAAGATCATGAAGAAATGGATGAACAGATTATCTCGTCTCGGATTATTTCCCAAGTTGTTTCTGGTTATGGTCATCAGTATTGTTCTCGTGTCAGTACTTATCTTGTGGACGACCATTCACATGTCAACCAATCTGTTTACCGAGACGTTCAGCATCACGAACTCCAAGGTGTTGAATCAGATTAAGACAAATTTTGAATCCTTTAATGAATCAATCGCTGCGGTTACTAATAATGTAGCTCAAAGTGGTGCCATTCGGGGATTTCTGTCTGAGGGGGATGCAGACTCAGTCTCAACAGCCAAATCTTTCTATAATATGCGTGAAACCATGAATCGGGTTCAAACCATTATTGAGTCTTATGAAGTAGGTATTACCATTGTGGGAGTAAACGGACGAAGTTTTTCCACCAATCCGGCTTATATTAAGAAGACAGGGGACGAATTGAAGCAGGAGCCCATTACCAAAGCAGCAATCCAATCGCCGAGCAGGCTGATTTTTGACTATTACCGCAGTGATACAAGTGAAGGCGAGCTACAGATGATCTCTGCAACAAAGGCATTGACGGATCGAACAAGAAATCACATATACGGGACACTCTACGTTACTATGAGAGAAGTGGAATTCCAACAGTTCTATTCCAGTTTCACGAGTCGAGGTAATGATGTTGTTATTATGAATGAAAAGGGCGAAATTATATCTTCAAACCGTCTGGACTGGATCGGTACAATTCAGCCGGAACTGCTCACATATGCTAAGGATTTGAGTGTGGACGTTTCGAAAAGTATTAATGCCCGTGTCATGGGGCAAGAGAGCATTATTCTATCTGAGTATTTACCCTTCTATCGGTTTTACCTGATTAATGTAGTGGATAAAAGTATGGCGATGGAACAGCTCATTGATATGAAGACGGTTGCGTTGATCTGTACAGCGATCGTTATCGGTGCGCTTGTTCTGGTGTTTCTGATTACAAGCCAAATCACCAAATCACTGCGCAGACTGGTAAAGCAGATGTCTAATATCACGAAAAGTGATCTGGATAACTATATACCGGTTAGTGGCAGTTACGAGAGTCGGCAACTGGGCCATGCTTACAACTATATGCTTGATGAACTGCATGATTATGTGGATCAATTAGTAAAGACGCAGCATGAACAACGTAACGCAGAGCTTGCGGCATTACAGAGTCAGATTAATCCTCATTTCTTGTACAATACTCTTGCATCTGTCAAAGTTCTGGTGCAACAAGGCAACAAGGACAGGGCAGCGGAGACCATTAATGCATTAATTGGATTGTTGCAAAATACGATCAGTGATGTGAGTCAGACTGTTACAGTGGAGCAAGAAGTCGAGAATTTGAAAAATTATGTCTTCATTAATCACGTTAGATACGGTGGCCGGATTAAAGCTGCTTTTTACGTTGCACCGGATTGTACGCACTATCATGTACCCAAGTTGGTGATCCAACCGTTTATTGAGAATGCATTTTTCCATGGATTTATCAAAAAAGAGACAGGGACGATTCATGTCATGGTTTCCAGAGCGGGGGAATCACTCATCTGTGAGATCATGGACAATGGTGATGGAATTGAAGGGCTTGTCATGGGAGAAACCTTACCCAATCCGAAGAATAATCGTCAACTATTCAGCGGCATCGGTATTCGCAATGTACATGACCGTATTGAGTTATTATATGGATCGCCTTATGGTGTCACCATTATGAGTACCGTCGGGGAAGGAACAAGAGTCACCGTTACACTGCCTTTAATCACGAGTTGAGTTATAGCTATTTGAATTGAGTACAATCAAAATTGAGATCCCTCGTAACTGTATTTCTACAGAAACGGGGGATTTTGTTGTGTCAGAGTTGAAGCAAACACACATATTTGTACGATCTCAAGATCAAGATAATACAAAATCAAAAGAAATTACAAAAAAACAAATTTAATGCAAACGGTTTCTGTAAAGGTTTTCATTGTGGCAATAAGATGACAAATCCGCACAAAATTATTACTAACGAATGGAGATATGGGAATGATAAGATGAATACATCGAAAGCAACCGCTTTCAGAAAACGCAAACAAATTACACACAAAGAGGTCGAAGGGGAGTTGAACGTTTTGAAAAAAATGTGGGTATTGATGCTCGTTACAGTACTGCTGTTGTCCGCATGTTCATCCGGTGGTGGAGGTAATTCTGCCAGTGGTGGAGATGAAAAAACAAACGAAATTACGATCTGGGCTTGGGACAAAGCATTTAACGTCGCTGCTCTTGAACAAGCAAAAGAAATTTATCAAAAAGAAAATCCTGATTTGAAGATCAACATCATTGAGAATGCTCAAGATGCGATTATCCAGAAGCTGAACACAGGATTGAACTCTGGAACAAGCAGCGGTCTTCCAAACATTGTTTTGATTGAAGACTATCGTGCACAAAGCTTCCTGAGTGCGTATCCGGATGCATTTAAAGATTTGTCTTCTACAATTAAAGCTTCCGATTTTGCAGATTACAAAATTGGACCAACATCCTATGAGGGCAAACAATATGGAGTTCCATTTGACTCCGGCGTAGCAGGTTTGTACTACAGAACGGATTTGCTGGAACAAGCGGGCTACAAGTCTGCTGACTTGCAAGACATCACTTGGGATGATTACATCCAAATCGGTAAAGATGTGAAAGCAAAAACTGGTAAAGAGTTGCTGTCTCTTGACCCGAATGATCTTGGAATCATTCGCATGATGATCCAAACAGCAGGCAAATGGTACACTGCAGAAGATGGCAAGACACCTGACATTAGCAGTAACCCTGCATTGAAAGAAGCTT
The window above is part of the Paenibacillus sp. 1781tsa1 genome. Proteins encoded here:
- a CDS encoding response regulator transcription factor, whose protein sequence is MNRLCKVLIVDDEFLVRQGIKHHMNWEAEGFIIVGEASNGEEGLQQVSLLKPDIVITDIVMPVMDGETFVRTLKASNPQIEVIVLSSFSEFEYVRSTLQHGAADYILKPKLDTNELLQVLQRTAGKIPELQFEPSHDGWRLGQLMEKMLSGFTLDEDSEMPMIRDTFPYKSFRLLVYKPVDAGGNPLKLDQEQMESKLRGDLPEVECAMVPAEGSLPVMLLNVDPARDGWMLERIRQLASENATGEGSPGWVLSESFTSFEQMGVVYRERLIKLMEYRFYYKDRPILVYGELPPLHPAGYQFNVNMFLQHVKRNRVEAAREYLQEHATTLGRDYIADVFEIKSFLGNLIFNVTITLADMDVQSSGLEESKYTYFKNVDGASSLDEVMTVLDQFMTEVQECTAGAGGKRSDPNMKMLLDYMHEHFDQPLGLAEVAKHFHFNPSYLSSYFSSHKKEGFNEYLNKIRIEKAEELLRSDDVTISEISSMVGYSDHSYFCKVFKKFTGLSPSRYRRKFWA
- a CDS encoding sensor histidine kinase, which encodes MKKWMNRLSRLGLFPKLFLVMVISIVLVSVLILWTTIHMSTNLFTETFSITNSKVLNQIKTNFESFNESIAAVTNNVAQSGAIRGFLSEGDADSVSTAKSFYNMRETMNRVQTIIESYEVGITIVGVNGRSFSTNPAYIKKTGDELKQEPITKAAIQSPSRLIFDYYRSDTSEGELQMISATKALTDRTRNHIYGTLYVTMREVEFQQFYSSFTSRGNDVVIMNEKGEIISSNRLDWIGTIQPELLTYAKDLSVDVSKSINARVMGQESIILSEYLPFYRFYLINVVDKSMAMEQLIDMKTVALICTAIVIGALVLVFLITSQITKSLRRLVKQMSNITKSDLDNYIPVSGSYESRQLGHAYNYMLDELHDYVDQLVKTQHEQRNAELAALQSQINPHFLYNTLASVKVLVQQGNKDRAAETINALIGLLQNTISDVSQTVTVEQEVENLKNYVFINHVRYGGRIKAAFYVAPDCTHYHVPKLVIQPFIENAFFHGFIKKETGTIHVMVSRAGESLICEIMDNGDGIEGLVMGETLPNPKNNRQLFSGIGIRNVHDRIELLYGSPYGVTIMSTVGEGTRVTVTLPLITS
- a CDS encoding SMP-30/gluconolactonase/LRE family protein, which produces MSDVTVAVQTPALLGEGPSWDAENNRLLWVDIESFKVHVYDPATGQDQAYDVGEHVGAVVPYRGDEVVVALRSGFHTFHLITGELHAIEDPEQDKDTNRFNDGKCDANGRFWAGTMSMNNESKAGSLYCLEEGQPVRTMVQGVSTSNGLGWSPDRKTMYYIDTPTRSIDRFDFDLTAGTIQNRTSVIHIPEELGFPDGMTVDGEGMLWVAHWGGGRITRWNPDTSELLQQIDIPADQVTSCCFGGPDLEELYITTARIGIKEERLKETPDAGSLFVIRPGVKGQETHAYGSSK
- a CDS encoding SGNH/GDSL hydrolase family protein; translation: MKLQKNDKLLFIGDSITDCGRQHPVGEGSSGLGHGYVAQVYALLRSIYPELMLRVQNVGNGGNTIRDLKQRWDRDVLDLKPDWLTIMIGINDVWRQFDNPLSTESHVFLEEYESTLRELVASVRPNLKGLVLMTPYYLEANPEDPMRATMDIYGEAVRRVASEYDAVYVDTQAAFAPFWDHFYTSVLTYDRVHPDATGHMVLSKAFLDAIGFEWSGGVKS
- a CDS encoding X2-like carbohydrate binding domain-containing protein, whose amino-acid sequence is MSLTVAVVTASLAGLAGTTSAAPSEAYEWKNVVTGAGGGFVPGIIFNESEKDLIYARTDIGGAYRWNAADESWIPLTDFVGWDDWNKNGVDALATDPVDPDRVYMAVGTYTNSWDQNNGSILRSTDRGDTWQTTTLPFKVGGNMPGRSMGERLTVDPNDNRILYFGARSGHGLWKSTDYGVTWNEVTSFPNPGNYVQDPSNEYTSDIVGLAWITFDKTTGSAGQATQTIYVGVADKDQSVYRSTNGGLTWSAVAGQPTGYIPHHGVLDSDGSLYITYSDGVGPYDGAKGDVWKLNTSTGVWTNISPVPSSSTDNYFGYGGLAVDAQNPGTLMVATLNSWWPDATLFRSTDGGATWTRIWEFDGYPNRKLRYTQDISAAPWLTFGTNPAPPETTPKLGWMIGDLEIDPFDSDRMMYGTGATIYGTKNLTDWDDDKKINISVMAKGVEEIAVLDLISPPSGAHLLSGVGDVSGFRHNNLDQAPATIFTSPNYSSTESLDFAELSPNTMVRVGKADYAADPNAKSIGLSSDGGTTWYKANSEPAGTTGGGTVAISADGNRLVWSTSDKGVHYSTGGNSWTASTGIPAQAKVISDRVNPNKFYGFTAGKIYVSVNGGAAFTASPATGLPMEGNADLDAVPGVEGELWFAGGSEETGPYGLWHSTDSGATFTKLANVEEADSIGFGKAAPGQNVVALYTVAQIDGTRGFFRSDDGGANWVRINDDQHQYARVTTITGDPRLYGRVYLGTNGRGILYADRVGGNNGGGTTPVTNSAITPVTAEFDRKVGNQVDIPVTLTLNGNTLVSIRNGNAALVSGTDYTLTGNEVVLSKNYLASLPNGAAALTFQFSAGAHATLNLLIKDTTPAPVGTIRIEMFNSNTSATGSSISPKFKLTNTGTTALNLSDVKIRYYYTINGEQPQNFFADWATAGSSNVTGTFSALNPVRTGADHVLEIGFTASAGTLNAGQSTEIHTRFSKSNWTNYTQTDDYSFAGSQTSYTDWSKVTGYVAGSLQWGIEP
- a CDS encoding extracellular solute-binding protein, whose translation is MKKMWVLMLVTVLLLSACSSGGGGNSASGGDEKTNEITIWAWDKAFNVAALEQAKEIYQKENPDLKINIIENAQDAIIQKLNTGLNSGTSSGLPNIVLIEDYRAQSFLSAYPDAFKDLSSTIKASDFADYKIGPTSYEGKQYGVPFDSGVAGLYYRTDLLEQAGYKSADLQDITWDDYIQIGKDVKAKTGKELLSLDPNDLGIIRMMIQTAGKWYTAEDGKTPDISSNPALKEAFETYKKMMDANIVKLHSDWSQFVANANNGSVATIPTGNWFSPSVRQEASQSGKWAVAPMPKMAGQSNSVHASNLGGSSWYVMNNVPGADQAADFMAKTFGSDKQLYQDLLTNIGAIGTYKPATDGEAYNKPDEFFSGQKIFSDFANWTKEIPNVNYGSNTYAIEDILVVEMQAYLNGKSIDEVLAEAQKQAEAQLN